AGAAATTAAGAATAATAGATTAATATGTTTCAATTTTTTTCCAAAATAAGTATCTTATTTTATTTCCAAAAAGGAAAATATTTGGGTACCAAATTAGTTTCTAAAATTTTTACAACATACCGCTTATCAACTTTTTATTGGTTAATTGAAAATGCAccaataaaatcattttataatgcCACATAAACCATGACACATTATTTTGTAAGAATTATTTATACCATTTTTTGTGTATCTTTCTAAAAAAGCATTGGTTTCTTGACCCGACCCGTATCAataaccaataaccctaattaaACCCCCAACTATAGCTCCCTCAGTTTATACCAACAAGACAACAATGGCAACAACAAATATATGGTTGAATTTTGGCATAAACACTCCACAGAACCCCAAGTTTGATAAACTAAAACCCATTAAAGCTTCTTCCTTTGACTTCCCTCTTGCTAGCAAAATCATGGTCAGAAGTAAGTTTTTTtcatttcttgattttcttgattcttcatcaagtttttatttttattactgGGGTTTCTTGATTCTTGATCaagttttgattttttaatacTGGGTTTTCTTAGTTCTTGATCAAGTTTTGATTTTTATTACTGGGTTATCTTGAATTTGAGCAAGTTTTGCTTTTTAATACTGGGGTTTCTTGATTCTTGAGCAAGTTTTGATTTTTATTGCtgggttttcttgattttcttgattgTTTACCAAAGTTTGATTTTTAATACTAGGTTTTCTTGATTCTTGATCAAGTTTTGATTTTCATTACTGggttttcttgattttgagcAAGTTTTGATTTTTAATACTGGGTTTGAACTTTGAGCTCTCTTTAAGTGAACATTTATAATTTTCAGTACATTTGTGTTAGTATGTCACCGTGATTAAGCAAATTTAGTTCAACTTTGTAAATGCATCGAGTGGTTGGTTTCTTATTGATGTTGATTTCACATACAATTAtcgtttttgtgttttgtttatTGATGTGTGGATTTAGTATTATAAATGTATCGAGTTTTTTAAGTGCCCCGTGAACATAATGTCTGGTTACAAGTTTTCTCAAGATCATTCGCTCCGCTGGCCTTTCTTATTTGTTTGAATCAGTCAAAATTCGGGTTAGTCATAGCCTAATATATGAGGTATCTCGCTTAAATGTTAACGTTAAGGATATATGATCCGGTTAAGCCACATTTCTTGCGCGAGAGTTGGTAATTTGTAGTGGTATATGAAAAAACACATCCTAAAACTCTCATAAAAATTAATTTGGATATTATGGTGGAATATTCCAATTACAATGCTGAAATTTAACAACAGTAGTGTAATTAGAATTTCCTCAATGGTCATTTGATTTGGGGGTTTAACCACTCCTAATCCTGAAAAAATTTATTAACTTAATCAGCCTGATCGCCCCATCGTTGTAACTTATAAAAATATTTGTGTCTCCTTTTAAAAGGCAGTGATTTACTAATTTCTCAGTTCTGAGAATTTTACAAATCTTTTGATGAGTTAATATTCATAGGTCTAAAACATTGATAAATGAATGTTCAACGCTTATGTTGTAAATTAAAGATCTACAAAAGGAAAGGACTCAAAATTTGCAACTATGTTCTGTTCTTGAATTTAAGTAGAAGAATAGTGTCCAGGATTTCTGAAGAAGTCCTTTGAGCGAGTTAAAGGAGAATGACATTGAAGAAGAAGAGAGTGACTTTTATTGTCTTTATTAGTTAATTATGATTCATGAGGTGTCCTCACCACTTTGGATGAGGCTGATCCCCGGAGTGCGTGATTGGATTCTTCCTTGGTCAGTCTTTTTCACCCTATTTGATAGGGAACTGTAATATTCTCCGCAATAAAGTTGCTCCACTGAAAAATATTAGAGTAGTAAAAACTTATGTTTCCAAGCTTCAATATAGAAAATAATGCCTCTCAGGATTAGGGGCAGTCAGTTTAATTGCCAGATTGCTAAGAGAGACGAAGAACTTTTGAAGCATCATGGATTGCATAAATTTACCAAATAATGTAAACAAATGAAACAGATACTCCTTAATATGGTTTGCAGTCTATGTCTCTTTTGTCCATTGTTATAGATTTTACTTCAAGAATTATATGTGAAACGTGGTTGATACAATAAACTGCAGACCTGTCATATTCAACCACTGAAAGTTGTTTGGAGAAGGAATTTTCAAACTTTGGCACTATAGCTGAAGGTATGTGTCCATCTAATTGCGCTATCATTTTAAAGTTTAAGAACTGAtctatacatatatacttttatCAACTTATAAGCAGTTAAGATCGTTAAAGATGAAGTCAGAAAGAGATCAAAAGGGTATGCATTTATTCAATATAGTAGTCAGGAGGCAGCCTTGCAAGCTCTAGAAAACATGGACCAAAAGGTTGTGATTTCCTTTTTTCGTTTCGTTCATGTTTATAGTTCTTGACTTTCCATGGCCTAAGATACTTACAATTCTTCTCTTTTCTGGCAGTATGTTGATGGCAGATTGATATATGTTGAACTTGCGAAGCTTGATAAGCGTTCATATTACAGACCCCCTATAACCTCAGGACCCCCTACAGGGCAAATGACATCGACTCTGCAAGAGGAAGAGAGCTAATAATTATGCAATCACATTGTCTACTTTTCATTTTCAGCTAGTGAGAGAATTAGTAAAACAGATTTTGCTTGTGTATTCTCAAGTCTTGAAACACAAACTTTATGAGCAATATACGGACTACAGTCACTCGGTCAGTATGTTGTAGGATGGTAGTAATTGATTTAATTGCACTATGATGGCCTAAACTTTATTTTTTTTGCACGAAAATGACTCAATTATAAAGTTGTCAATTGCTTACCCGAACTAATTTATTTTTAGCAGTTGAATGCATTCTGTCCAATGAGTATGATGCTGTTAGACTGTTTCAATAAGAATTTGTAAAGTCAGGGTTATTATAGTAAATTGCAAACAGATGACCTCAATTAAATTCAATTACTAAAAGTAACAGCTTCATTATCTCTTCCCCCCCTATATCTCTGTTTCCCCCTTTTCTCAGTATCTAATTGGCGTATTTTCAAAATTGGAGAAAAAATGACATGGATATTGAGGGCAAAGGAAGACGTGGACAAGTACAAACCATATGAGGGCCCTGAATATGCTAGTAAGTGATCTATTTCTTTGATTGTGTACTCATGCATGCAAATATGTTAGGGTTTTGTGCTTATAATTTGGGGCTTTTTTTATTAAAGCATCATTATAACTGTTTATGTAAATATATGGCTTTTGATTTTACTTGTTAGTAGAATTTGTAAAATAGTATGTATGATATACTTTAAAAGTGTGTTCGACTGACTAAATTGTTGTTGTTACGATTGATTAATCGATAGGTGTTTACGTTTGTGTTCCCTACATATTTCGAGTTTTAGTTGAATAAAAATTCCTTTTTTAGGTCTGGAACTGTTTACAATAAAAATGTACTGTAATGGGGAATTATAAGATTATCCGAAAAGGTATATCGGGGGTGAAGTTGTTTATGTTGAATGGTGTGATTGAGATGAAATTAGTTTGTTAGAAATCAAGTCAATGTTGTTAGAGTGTGGGTCAGAAGTGGGGTTTCACAAACTATGGTATAGACTGCCTGGGACTAGTATGGAATCTGGTTTATTTGAGTTGCAGTCCGATGATGATTTGATGCTAATGTGCACACTTATAAATCCCAAAAACATGTAAGTGGAGATGTATGTGTGCAATATAACAGCCTTGTCAGTAAAAAGAAGTGAAATTGGACAATGTATATCTTTTTGTCCAACCATCCCTTCAATGCTAGGTTGTTGCAGTATTTAAAATCTTTATGAGGTGGTTGGCCTCGGTAGCTGTTTTCTTTGTGGCAAATAGTATAAGATGGTCACATATGTGGTACTTTTCATTTGCTACTTTTGGGTGACAGAACTTGTACATTTGATTGTGCTGTATGAATTTCTTCAATTAATGCAACTACcagttttattttaattttgttatttacTTTCTTTTTGCAAATAATATGAATCACATCTTCAATTTTGACCATTATAACACAAAACAGGACAATATTTACTtgcaataaaaataaaatcagCCATATAATTGTGCAAATGAGTCTAATAGAAATACTTGTATTACAAAGATCATAAAGATCATAAACCACTAATTATCTTTATAAGCTCCCACAAATACAAAGTTCAATAACAAAACTAGAGCTACAAACAAGAAAGCTAATTTCCTCCAATTTAGCTGTTATGGGCTTGCACCAGCTACAACCTTCAACCCATCAAAAAAGCCACATTCGTTATTTCCTTGAGGACAATCCGAAAATCTTCTTCCCAAGTTGGTAGTTCGAGCCGTTCTTTCTACAGCCCACTTACCACAAAACACTTCATAGTTGCTTATATTTGTTCAATTTTTGAGTAAGTTTGATAGATACTTTGCTTATGGTTTCAAGTTTGTCATCTGCcattatatatacacacacatctCTATGAAATAGCCGTTGTAAGTTAACCAAACAAAATTACTCTTCAAAAGCCTAAGAGCAACTCCAACACCCCCTTTATACACCCTAGGGGCGAGCAAAcaaaaaccgaaaaaccgaaacCGGACCGAAAAACCGAAAAACCGCACCGAAAAAAATCGAAACCGACAAAAACcgtaaccgaaccgaaccgatcGGACGGTTTGGTAACGGTTATGGTTTTATCCttaaaaccgaaccgaaaaaccgaaccgctaatattattttaaaatatttaatatatatttatttacttatctATTTTATACAAATATGAGTATATGATACTTGCCAAATTTATATAAGAATTTTAAAAACCTTTTGTTGTTGGGCCTGTAGATGGATTATGATAGTCATTTACTTGCACTTAGACTTGTCGATAGTCATTCATATTATAGCTCTATTAATTCATCAATACGAATCCCTCATTTAACGATGCTACTTGTTTGTTACACTATATCAAATAATTAATTTTCTTAGATTTATATTAAATAACGTCTATAAATATTCTTagtattatattaaataattattttttttaaaaaaaataaaaaccgaaaaaaaccgaaaccgataaacggttaaccgaaccgaaaaTAACCGTTCCGAACGGTTCGGTTACGATTAATAGCtagaaaccgaaccgaaccgacaTACACGGTTCGGTAACGGTTTTCGgtaaaaaccgaaccgaaccgaaccgagcCGTGCACACCCCTAATACACCCTCCTTAGTCATATTTTGAAGAATTCAAAGCTAATATGTTCTCCAAAAGACTCCtaactctttctcaaaaacttAAATTCTTCAAACCTTTCCTCAAACATGAGGAGTATACTTTCTCTCCTCttttcatttaataataaaaaaaatggtTCTCATGTGCTTGCTATAGTTCTCCTTCTTTTGTATAATTATGGGCATTTGATATTTAAGTAATAAAATAGTGGAGGAGAGTGTGTTTGAAGATGATTGTTGGAGTAAATAAATATTTTTGTATCTTAAATTGTTAGGAGCTCATttatgatttatttatttatttatattatttttgaaGAAAACTTTAGGTaattgttggagttgctctaacaGCGTTATAGTGGACGAAATGCattaaaatgattaaaaaaaaTAGTGCAGCTAAGTAATTGGCCACTTTTATTATTGAGTCATTTTCGTGCTAAAGTATTAAAGTTCAGGCCATCATAATGCAGTTAAGTCTTAATTATTCGGTATCATGTATCATTCTAATTATGGTTTATACTTCAATGTTAGCCTGCTATTTTGTAATCAATCAGTGTTGTGTATGTTAGCAGGTTTCTTGTAATGAAATTTAAAGTTCAAATTAGGGGGGGAAGAAATTTACATTATTTTAATGTATGCTAATTACTTATTTCTCCCTGTTGCTCCTTGTATATAGAAAAATGGCCACTTCTTGTGTGTATATGTGTACGTGTAATATGCTTTTTGTGTTTTTTATGGCCGCTTCTTTTATTTTCCGGAACACTCCTCAACCGACTTTCGCATAAATGTATCATAGTGGTGGTATTTTTGTTATGCTACCAAGTACAGTTGAAGCTAGTGAGCCAAAGTCAGTATCAACAAATTAGAGAATGACATAGAATGACAGGCTGTCAAGAGAGAATGACAGACTGTCAAGTTTGTTGTGCTGTCATTTCAGTATAGATATGTTTGTGTGGCTGTTATCATTTAGTTAGTTAGAAAATTTACATTCTCTCCTCTCTCTTgattctctctctctcaatctctctgtAATCTTAATCAAGTATGTAACAGATACAATTTCTTTGTTCATTTTGCATAGATGTTCATTACAGTGTGATTAACTTTGTGTCCGGGTATCAGAGCATCACTAGATCTTGTTCACGCTCTTCGTTGTTGTTTCttcatcatcattatcatcatctCTGCTAAGCAGTTCGAAATGATTTCAGATCTGTTTTTCGCACTGTTGCAAATCAATTAGCTGTATCTAATTCAGCTTATCAGTTTGACTGATTTCATATGAATC
This sequence is a window from Apium graveolens cultivar Ventura chromosome 9, ASM990537v1, whole genome shotgun sequence. Protein-coding genes within it:
- the LOC141684796 gene encoding organelle RRM domain-containing protein 6, chloroplastic yields the protein MATTNIWLNFGINTPQNPKFDKLKPIKASSFDFPLASKIMVRNLSYSTTESCLEKEFSNFGTIAEVKIVKDEVRKRSKGYAFIQYSSQEAALQALENMDQKYVDGRLIYVELAKLDKRSYYRPPITSGPPTGQMTSTLQEEES